Below is a window of Drosophila miranda strain MSH22 chromosome 3, D.miranda_PacBio2.1, whole genome shotgun sequence DNA.
GCCCACACCCCGCGCCTTGGCCTTAATTTGTCCTgaatttccttttcttttgaAGTTCCATTTGTATATTAATGTGAAGGGGGCCAAAGAAGTCTCGGCTACAAACACTAATTTGGTTGGAAACTCCCCTGGGGTTCCTGGATTTGGTTGGCCCTCGATCGAATGTTCGTTGCCATATTTTTTGTCTCAAATCAAAGCCGTTTTCAACTCTTTATTCCACCTGCAATCACAATTATTGTACACTCATCGTCATCGGCATCGTCAGACGATGTTGCACGCTTGTTGTCGCACCTTTTGAGGGTCAAATGTCAAATGTTCCGCTGGAAAGAGAGCCGGGAGGAGGGCGTGCCTGAGTAAACAACATATTGAGTGAGGATTTGCCCGGATAACGAGTCGCCTGCCGCTCAAGCGAGGGCATAATTTTCTACAATTTCTGCTGCTTGCCTTTTCTttacccacacccacacacacacacatccacacacacacacacatgctcGTATTTCCCCGAAATAAATGTCACGGGCAGAGTACGGTGGGGGGTTTTTTGGGGGGTAGCTAAGAGCGggggggcagcagcagccgcctcTGGCTGTTTGCTTTTCTCAGTGTGGCTTTCGTAGTGAACATAAACAAGGAGTTCTCTAATAGATGCCGCAATGGGCATTACTAATGCGCCCCGTGGCGTGTGTGggagtgtgtgtgggtggaTAAGTAGGGGTCTGTGTGGCGGCAGGCGGTTCATAATTGTGCAACCAGATCCACGGCCAGCAGCAAACTGATGCTCAGACTGCCTCATTTGGGTGTTTGGCTTTCCTCGGAAGTCATTAGGGCAAATCTGAGCTCACAAACATATGACCATGTGTCCATAAATACATATGCACGGGTATGCACGGTACTGATGGAAATGGAAGTGAATGCCCCGGAGCCCCATAGCAATGAGCCAGCTGTCAGCAAGTCAGTAATGAAAATTTAACCAACTTTGGCATACACAAATATGAAATTATCCGTTTTGTTTATCCTAATGCAATTGCTGGCGActctgatgctgatgctggcGCCCACTTCGAGGGGAGAGGCCTCCGTGGCCCCATCGAAGCCAGAGGATTCCGTCTCCGCCTCCGTGGGCAAGCTGGAGACAAGTTCGTGCTTTGCGGGGTGCCTCAAGGCAAGCAACATCAGCAGCGTGGACCCGCCGACAGAGTGCCTCCAGTATGAGCGGACCCTCGACTGCACAATGATCTGCTTGTTTAAGCATTAGCTATAGTGGCGAGAATCGAGTATAGTATAGGGTATTCACGCTTTATCTGCTGTGTGATTCAACCTTTATTGGGATTATACGAGTATTTCCAGGAGAAGTAAGCATCATTCAAGCTTTTGATTTTATCACTCTTTATGGGTGGTATATTTTTACGCTTTATCTACCTTATAGAGCCGTATTTGGCCTGTTGGCCCGTTGGCCCGTTGGCCCGTTGGCCTGTCTCCTGCATTTAAGCCGTAAGCGAATTAAGCGTAAATGCATTTCGATGTACGAAAATAAAAGAGCAGCCCACACGCTTTGCCAAAATACAAATCAATTACGTGTaccattaattttaattgcatGTTACACATTCGAGTACACACAAAAGGCTGGCAAAAACCAACTGTCGGGCTTGCTCATATAGTAGACCCgtatattttaattaaattaaaatgttTGCAATTTTTCCAGCATGTTCTCTCATATTGAAATTCCGatttttttctctcttttcCGTTGCTGTTCATTTAGAATGGCAAATGCCAGAACAGCGCAGGGGGcaagagcaggagcagaagcaaATATTTGGCATTTACACATTCGGATGCCAAGCCGACTGAATCCTCGCGTGCCGCTCTGACAAgtccaacaaaaacaaaagcaagcAGCGACCAGCGACCAGCAGGAAGAAGAGAGAATCGAATGGCGGGTATCTAACATTTGAGAGCCTTCAATGCCGCAGTTACCGATCGCTGCCTTTCGCCTTCCACTCCTGTGGGaaaatacatataaaaatgtaaataaatTGTAAATACAAAGTTTTCAGATACATtttaaaattcaaataaatatatttcgcATTTAAATTACACGTTTTCATATTCATTGTTTCTATCGAATTGAATTCTATTTAATTTCAATACTTTTGTATTTAAAAATAGATTTTTCCTCTTATTTGGTGTTCTTGCATTGAGTATTTGTGCTACTGATTGAAAGTACAGACATTTTTGAACCATATATGTATGGCCCCGACATCAAATCAGAGAAAATAGTTTACCTATTTCGGAAAGAAGTTCCATTCGGATGGTTTTTGAGCTGAGAGACAAGCTTGAATATGAAACAGGAAAACAGTAGGACAAGTCTGTTAACGGTTTCTTCTGGGCGTAACAAACATTTGGTCAAATCATAATACTCGTACCGTCTGGAAGGGTATTTAAAGTGCAACAAACCAAACCCATTTCGAATATCAAAGGTTGAGCCTGCAGCGAATCAGGACCAGGCCCAGACCGAGACCTTGCGGCAGGACAATTAATCATTGCCACATGCGTTGAGTGTGACCTTTTTGGAGGCACttcctgctgctgatgtttCGGCTGATGTTGCTCCTCATGCCGCGACGACATGTGAGTTAATTAATCTAACTGCCCAATGGCTGCCAGACTGAAGACTGCAGACGAGGACAATGGCAGAAAGAAGGTCATGGAATGCAATTAAGAGCGGCGGTCGATGATGAAGGGGCTTTCGGCAGGCCAACCATCACCACTTCCTCGACGACCCACCTGGCTGACGCGAcgcataaatttccatttgttCCACCGTCTGGTCGGGTGGGGTCTATGCATTTAAATTGATGTCGGGTCTCGCTGCATACATATGCGAAAAGTTGTTCGCGCCACGGCCCAATGCACAATTAGCGGACCGAGGCACATAAATTATGTGGCGGCCACCCGAAAGGGGAAATGGAGGCGGAAATTATTGCCTGAAGGGCGAACCAGCAGACGAATGTGCAAAATGGCAACCGACATTCGCTGATGCGATGCGGTCGGTCAGTCAGCTAAAATATGCACAGAGTGTTGCCTGCTTTTAGGCGAAGAATGTGCGTTTTCCAAGGACTCGCCGCGGGATAGCGAACAATCAATGAGCGAGGTACGCGAATTACTAGCGATTCCTGCATGACGTGACTCTGGAAATGATCACGTGCCCATATCCGTCAGAGCTACAGGATGTCCGCACTGCGTTGACAGATTGGCAATTACTTTAGCCGCCGCATACATGCCGTATACGCAATATTTCAGCGTTGTCAGCTCAACTCAGTTATAAATTTCGTCCCCACATCGTGTTTAAACTTTAAAGCTCCGCTTTTGGCTCTGGCTtttgaaaataaatttgatATCAGGTCAAAAGAATGCATTTGCACCATGACATCGACAGTTGGGGGTCTAATAAATCGGTTCCTTTGTCTCTTAACCTCAACCAAAGCAGCTTTGTGCTTAAACTTTTACCACGATCTCGCTCCATGGCTTAAATATGCAGCCAGGGAAAGGGCatcggcttcggcttcggcatCGCCCCATCTCATTATGCCGCAAAGCGACATTTTTCGGTCTTCAGACCCTTTGCATTTATAGGAGTTTTGGCCCCGAAACTGCCAACTTTATTTTATTGCGTTTGCAAACTTTGCCCTTACGCCTCGAAAAGTTCGGGCtaaattatttatatttactGCCTTTATGTACATTCTCCTCTATATGTGGGTGTTGTTCGGCCAAGTGCAACTATTTGCCTGGCTGTGGCACCTGCTCCGAGAATGTTTGTTCCATTCACAGGTCATAGAGTCCCATAGAGTCCCATAGAGTCCTGTCCTGGCCAGACATTCGATGGGTGTCTGCATCCCAGTCACGCCCATTCAGCCCCTAGCCTAACAGAACCTTAACAGGCCTCTGTTAGCGCTCTGGCGCTCTCTTTGCGAAAGCTCCGAGTTGGCTTTTCTTTGTTGGGTTTTCCTGGTTTTTCCCTCTGACTTTGCTTGGCGGGTGCTGGCTGTCTTTGCAAAGGCCGAGGCTATTGCCGAGCGATGTCCTGACTTGTTTAAATACAGGGCGGTCGGATGTCTGGCAATTTATTCCAAGCTCGACCGGCTTTTGTTGCACTTGGCTGTTGAGAAGCGGCGGAACTCGGGCGGTGACTCGCGTAGCGTATTTAATCGGCAACAAATTGGTGAACAATTTTTTTAAAAACAATGTGAACAGTTCTCCGGTGCAAAATTAATTAGAAGGTAAACACAAATCCATAGGAAAAACACTACACAAATAAAGTGTTtaagtaaaaaaaaagaaatttaaTAATCCTAATATGTGAAAACATTTAAGCATTTTTCTAAAGCCAAAAGTAGCTAAACATTGAAAACATTTAGTACATTTTCCCAAGGGAAAAGTTCACTGATGGCAAAAGTTCGTAAAAGCATTTTGTAAACATTTATTCAGCTATGAGAAATGATGGGTTTTTCCTGTAACCGTTTCCCAGGGGAAAGTGTTCTTAACTGTTTCAAACTCGTAGGATCCATTACCGGATTCCCAGCGAACTAGATATTTCAATTAATGCTCAAATTTTGTTTGCTTGTCATAAATCCTTTGGTAGTGTTGCAGACTCGAAAAGTTCGGAGAGAAAAAAGAGAGGACAGAAATGAATGCAGCGGATGATGGTAAAATTGCCACCGGAATGGCAGATGCAGACAATGGAATGGAGTCCCAAGGAGCAGAGGGAACAGGAATGGAAACTACAAAGGAACCAGGAGCACTTGCAGGCGCTGGATCTGTATCTGGATCTGCCCCACCATCCAGACAACGGACATTGACACGGACCGCAGAACTGGATGCGGATGGCGATGACATTGAAGTGGATGCCGAGGCGGATGATGCCACGGACAGCATCACACTGGAGCTGGCTCTCTCGCCCCACAGCAGCACGCCCACACCGCCGCCCACCATGTCCGAGGAGGATTTCGCCCAACTGGACAACAGCAAACCCTTCAAGGTGGGTACCGTACAGCCATAGCCTTTGTGCGCGCTAGGCCCTTCATGAGCTTTATGCTCGCTGGGCCAGAATTCCGTTCAGTGATTATGGCCGTGCCCCGCGCTGTTGCTGGCGCAAAAGTTGTGAAGAGTCAGTCCATcaccagcatcagcagcatggCCCGAAAAAAGCTGGCCGGGCCACTTCAGAGCCATCCACGTGGAGGGGCATCGACATTGGTGCTTCTattgccgccgccgctgaCGCGTTTGGTAAACTTTTCAAGTTTTTTGGCCGACGCAGGGCTGAAGCAGAAAAAACACTAATTCCCAGCCCGAAAAGGAGACTTTTGTGTATAGTATATAGaatattttcattattattctttttatacccgatactcaaaatgagtattggggtatattagatttgtggtaaaagtggatgtgtgtaacgtccagaaggaatcgttttcgaccccataaagtatatatattcttgatcagcatcaatagccgagtcgattgagccatgtctgtctgtccgtctgtccgtccgtccgtccgtccgtctgtccgtctgtccgtccgtccgtctgtccgtccccttcagcgcctagtgctcaaagactataggagctagagcaacgatgttttggacccagacttctgtgatatgtcactgctacaaaaatatttcaaaacttcgccccgcccacttccgcccccacaaaggacgaaaatctgtggcatccgcaGAATCtaagaggatgactatatgttctagagtgtaaaatctcaaccagatcgtataattattatagccagaatcaagaaaacaatttcattctttctcgctctgtttcatgtacgaaaatctggggcatccacaaatctcagagactattaaggctagagtaaccaaatatggtatccgcacttctgttagatcgcactataaaacgtatatctcaaaatttcgtcccacccccttccgcccacacaaaggacgaaaatctgttgcatccacaatattgcagattcgagaaaactaaaaacgcagaatcatagataacgaccatatctatctgattgttgaatctggatcagatcggatcatttttatacccaaaaggaacaaatcaatttgcactggctacgcagcgcccgacgtcacgctcagactgattttctgtctctctcgcacgcactctttgtcgtgtcgtttaatattagcggcgtctgccggaggagagccatactgacttagtgtcgggtataaccgtagagttgcggtgtccgcagcaactcacaacgttccccctcgttctttttattgtttgtgttctttatttattatttcGTTTTTCATGGCTATACGAATAATATAAGTTCACCACAAACTGGGCGAAAGGATGCCAATTTTGTGGATGGCCAAGAAttgaaaattaattaaaatgttgAAACTGTTCGTTCAGCTAGATAAAAtagcaaaagcagcagcaggagaagcATGCGGGCGCCAATATGAATTGAACCAGATTGTATGGCACCCCCCTCCTGCAATCGACCAACCATCCAATAAGCCGTCTCGTCTGCGCCCGTCCGTGAGACGATAACGAGCCGTCTGGCACTTGGCCCCGCATCATCGGGCTGGGCCAAGAACTGCTCCTCTCAAGGAGCGTTGGCCTAATCGATTAAGTGTGTGCTAAAGCCATTCAAGAGACTGCCGCCACAGCAATACGAGATGGCCAAAAGATCAGCATCGGGCCCACTGCATGGATGATAAGCTCTGCCCACAGCCACGCCCACGGAgacaggcagcagcagcagaagtaTATAGCAATTAATTGACAGCTTGCCAGTGCCCGAATGTTGGGCAATTTATTAGTGGCACGCAGAGGATGGAGGGCAAAGGGATGACGGATGATAAACAAATGTGTAATTCATGCGTATTTTAGCTAATTAATTAACCCCACCTCGGTCTCCTCTTCCATCACACACCTTTCAAAGCAGTCCGTGTGTGTGGGATGGTGCTCATCAAATTTGTACAGCTTTGAGAGAATGGAATTGATGGAATATGCAATCTACTCGCTGGGAGACTCAATGGAACTGCATGGGAAAGAATAtgcatacgagtatatgtaggAATTAATGAGTTTATAGGATAACTTACTCTCCGTTGAATTTATGGGGAAATCTGACATCAATTGTACTCTGCTGGAGCATATTACGTGCTAGAACAACACATATCATTTCGTGTGAAATCAATCAATGATTCTGCGAATTTGATCACAGAAATTGCGAAGCATCGCTCAGTTGAAAGTTCACTGAATTGCACGTATGATTCCTGAGGGACTGACATTTTCCCACCATGTCCTGTCGGCATTCACTCCACGCACAGTTCCTGAGTCGCTAATGCCATTTCCATGTTGCAGTCCACATCCAATTGGATTCAAAAAAAGTCCCGTGCTCCAGAGTGCACAGCCACATACCCACACAGACACCTTCCAAATGAGCTTAAAAGCGGAAAAAGGAAGGAAAAGCAGCCGCGTCATGGCCGGAATTAAATTACCCATGGACGGGGCCACAGAAACGATGAATAACATCAGAGAACAAGGCAGGAGccaacagaaaacagaaaacagaaaacagagaaCGGCATTTGGAAAAGAAGACATCAGGGAGAAGCCTCGCCCGTACAATGCGTATACGCAACGTTGCCCATTAAAACAAATATGCGAACATTATTCATGTCCGGGCAGGCGTGCAACTTAACCACTCCCCCGATGGTCTGCCCCTTGAAGAGATGTCCCTGTTATTAATACGAGTGTGCTTGTAAATGTGACGACAAGCATGTAAATTGCCTCTCAACCCGACCCGCCCTGCCACAGATCTGTGGACAGCATAGAACGGGGAAGAAATACTAGTCAATGATTTACATATGTAGCTCCCATTATCACTTTGATGGCAATCATGGGGAAATTAGTGTGACAATAGACACCATGAGAGGTGAAGCGAGACAATGGGAAGCATAGAAAATGAAGGAGGAAAATGTCATGCGAAGTACCATAACTTTCCATTGCGGTACCCTCTTCTCTCTATCGGCTTGTGTCAATTTAGAACCTCTAATTGTCCTCAATTTGCATGGTCTCGTATTAGCACGGCAGAGTCCAGAGCTGCATACACTCCGACATAGAAACAGACACACATAAAAGTTGCCTCCTCCTCTTGTGTCTCTCGTGGTCCTCATGTTGAATTCATGCCTTCATTGGCATGGGCATCTCTGCCCATTGCCCGTGTAATGCTTTGGCCTGTCCTGCCGCTGCTCCTGCTATACAAACTACAAATTTACAGGGACAATATTGACAGTGGCAGGCAAACAGAAATGCGAGTACCAACGCAGACCCAACCGCACAGAGGTACATATTGGCCCTGCCCGGCTCACGGCTCACCTGTGTACTCATGACTGCTCTCATTAGAGCCGAGCCCCGATAGATCACAACACCGAGTGGAACAATCGTGTTGATCTGGTTGATGAAACCACTCAGCAGGGCAGGGCCACAGAGTTGATTGTGACTGAAAGACTCCTGCACAATGTTGAAAGGAATTTGGGCAAGGGGTTTTCCAAAATTCAGGGTTCATTGCCAACTcggaaaaaaaattgtttccATCAGCTAAGAGGCCGAGAAACAGCAGAAGCCCAAGTTATAATGACTTTTTGGCAGCAGAAAGTAGAGGCAACAGCCTCGAAAGGAGAATAGGTGTGGGCTGGCATTCAGAAAAGCCAATTCGAAAGACGTATAAAGTGCAAACAAAACCGCAGGCCATTGGCATATGGCCCAGACTTACCCTTGCCCTTTGGAAAGTCAGACAGCTGATTGAATACTCGTACTGTGCCATACCCACATAATGGATTCAAGGGAAACTCCCTTGTCCAGTCCACAAACCCATAAACCAGTTGAAAATATCCACGTAATGTAAGTGCGATCCCACTTAGCCCCCGCCGTGACTGGCATCCATTCGAATTCGCGTGAAGGGCATGATACATTTTCATTGTCGTCGAAGCATCAGACATCCAGACGAGCAGACGTCGAGCCGTCGAGACTTTGGCCAGACCCGAGATGTGGTTGGTCATTTGATGGGTTGGGTCCTCTAAGCATCGAATAATTGGTTTACGAGACAAAGTGGCTGGCGAATTGATTGATGCCAGTCGTCGGGGAGTCGTCCAAGTCAGAGTGCCATCGATTAGGAAGTCGGAGAATAGAGATGGAACTGGGTCTCGGTCTGAGCACTACGATTAAATGGCCGCAAACCGCCTGACAGTCGGCTGTCAGCAGTCGACACCTGCAGATCCATCATAGTGAGCGGAAATCCTTTGGCGATTGGCCCGGCCCAACCTATTCCCGACCCTTTGGAGCGGGGCGTTTGCTCCTTTTTGATTGCTCTGGGCTCGTTTGtgccattttttttgtttctgcttctgtttctgACTTCGTTGTCCTTTTGCTTGACccttccatccatccatccatccattccAGGCTCTTACTTTAAGCATTAGGCTTTAAATATTTCAGTAGCAATTTCTTAGGCCCGAAAAAAAAAGACAGACGAGTGCAAGGAATGAAAATATAATCGGTTACCTGGCCTCGACCTTGCCATTGTTGGGGTGCTTTGTTGCGCTGGCAAATAATAAATTGATTGGCTGCCTTTGCCTGCCTCCGGCATCTCTATCAACAATACTTACACAATACATCTCCATTACCCTCATGTTTTGTCTCCTTATCACAGCCGCTTCATTGGTTTTTATTGTTTGTATTGAGAACTTAAGGGGAGAGATACGTACACGTATGCCGCTGGGGGCTTTTGTGAGTTAAAGCCCACAATTTCTGGGGCCGTTGTGGGGCTTTCTTTCGGAGGACATACGTTATAAATTTTAATGGGAGCAACTGAGCAATTTTAAATGCTATGTTCTTTTGTTATTTGGCAGTGTTTTTGGGTTTCTACTACTGGGCAAATATATCCACTAAATTGCTTTAACCTGCAGATCAAGGACATCACACGCAACATACGCAAGGCTGTGGTGGCAACCACACTCGCGGAGATGCGCCTGAAGGTGGCAGCAAAGTTCCAGCGCGCTGACCCGGCGATACACCTGGACTGCGATGGCACCGAAGTGGATGACGAGGAGTACTTCAGCACCCTGGAGCCAAATGCCGAGCTGATTGCAGTCTTTCCGGGAGAGCAGTGGCGAGATGTGAGTTAGACTTAACACCTTTTCCCTCTCCCCTCTCACCACTCACTTTTTCAACCGGCCTCTTCCAATGTACTGCCCCGCAGCCGAGCGATTATAATGCCAATTTGCGGCGACCCTCATTGGATGCCCAACGCCTACGGAAATTGGTGGGCAAGCTGCAGCAGAACTTCGTCAATGACGACTATTTGGACAAGCTCTCCAACATGGATCCCAATTCGCTGGTGGACATTACAGGACGGGAGCCAAAGGACAACGAATACTGTGCGCAGAGCGAGACGGCGCGGCGATCCACGGAGCTGTCCTGCTAGGGGACATCCGTGAGTCACATTGAAGGGTTTGGGATAATtgggaatggaatgggaaCGGAACAGAACGGAACCGCCGCTTATGATAGAAATGTAAGGAATTTGTACGAGTTTTTTTTGTCAAGCCGGAACCCCAAGATTTCGGGTATTTTTGGAAACACGTTTTGATGCTGGCACTTGGAGCGAAGCGACCGATTTGAAGTGATTTAGCGGGGGTTTTATCTGCATGTTTAGAGCTAAATGTTGTGTATTTTTCGAGCCCACATTTTCATAGATATACTCTCACCTAGAATGCCCAATCTCAGTCTCAGCCGACCATTGTTCCTAGACCAATAGCTGTGTAACTTAAAAGGTCTCAAAGGCCGATCCCCAGTCTCTTAGATACCTTTACACTCGTCCCACCCAGTGGGGCATCGACGAAACTGTCCTGTCTGTACCTTACTCCTCCATAATGAGAACATACCATTCTTTGGTATGTCTGTTGACTCCGTAGCACATTCCAGGTAAATACCAACCAAAAAGCAATAGTTTTTGGCTGTAATCGAGTCCAAATCAAATGCCTGTTGCATAAATGCTCACACTAAGCACCAACCGAATTGTACTTAATGTTTTTATGGATTTGTTCACAATAAAACAAAACACTTTACTGCACCAAATAGGAGGAGAGGGTAATTTATTCAATCGACTTTACTTCTTCGTTTTGTCCACCAGCAATTCAATTCAAATTTTAATCTGTTACGTGTGCAATACTCGGAAAAAATTTGTGGTCATTGTGTGAAAATTACTTTTTATCGATACAATAAATGGAGAATAAATGTGTTCGAAGGCGTTTTCTTTCCCAATTTACTTGTGGTTGTTCGATTTCTACTGTATAAGTTTGTATGTCGATGCCAGGGGCCAAGTAAACGGAAATTGTCCAATGCCTAAAGGGCATTTCCTGTGCCTCAGCTGACACTTGCAGTGCCCTTGGAATTGGGCCCAGCTTTAATTATCCAAAGTGGCCCGGAAGGTAGGAGAAGATGTAAATAGATGTGCTCTTTAACGTTTAAACAATATGTGCTACGAGTTTTTCCTTTCAGTTACTGCCAAGGGCAACTACGGACTAGATGGGCTTCATCAAATTTGTCGAAAAGAGCATGTTTAATGGACACAATTGCGATCCAAAACAGTGGACTGCAACGGCCAGCAGTAGCATTGATTCGGCGTCCAGTGAGAGTAAGGTACGTTTATATCGGATAGAAGCCTGCAAAGAAGCCTGAAAAGCAACATTCCCAGGATTTTTTGCGAGTTCCTGAATCAGGCGTCAGAGCCAACCTGGTCAGCTCATCTACTGTGAGCATCTCAGTGGAAGTCCGACAGATTGGTAAGCCAAATACAACAGCTCTGGGAAACGGAAGGCGCCGACAGAGACAAAGGATGTTACGAGGAAAATAGAAACGATGAGGACCGGAGACCAGAGACCCGAGGCCGGAGCAGCTGGAATGTTGACAGATAAATGCAGACAGAGAGACGGAATCACACATAGAACCTTTGGTCTGTGTCTTATAGTGGCTAGTAGGGAATTATGTTCCCGGGTTTATCTGTGTGTTTGAGCTAACCAACTCATTTCCCAGGCAACTTTTGTGCTTTTTGTTCGTTCAGTTGGTATTCTTTCGCAAAAGTTCGAACATGCGGCGGATGCCATCTGGGAGGCGGATTGGGAGTAGCTGCCAGCTGTGGTTTACATTAGCAACTATGAGAGATTTATGCACGAGTTATGCGCTTCTGGGTACCCTACAAACTCCCTATAAACTCCTTCGCTATGGCTCCATAGCTGCCCATTGAGCTGTCGGGGGACGGGGACTGgctggcagcacctgagctcCCCTCATACTCGTTTCGAATCACATGCATTCAAAATTTATAGAATTTATTTGTGTCTGCTTTCCAGTGCTTCTGACAGTGCACTTAAGCTTAGTCCCGGCTGGGATGTGGGGGAATGAtgagcaggagctggagcggGAACTGGAGGCATGTCTAATGCCGTTGAGTGGAATGGCATGATGTCTGGATTGAGCAGATCAAACCATCGTCTCATTGGAGAGGCAGCACTCAACCAACGGCAAACAGAAGCAATTAATGCTTAAAGGGTGCTCCCAAGAATGGGGAGGAGGTGGTAATATGACATTTTCTACAAATCAAACAAtgttccacttcattggattGCTTGTCCGACTAATTCCTCAACCAACAGACCAAAAGAATGAAACA
It encodes the following:
- the LOC108161018 gene encoding uncharacterized protein LOC108161018, which codes for MNAADDGKIATGMADADNGMESQGAEGTGMETTKEPGALAGAGSVSGSAPPSRQRTLTRTAELDADGDDIEVDAEADDATDSITLELALSPHSSTPTPPPTMSEEDFAQLDNSKPFKIKDITRNIRKAVVATTLAEMRLKVAAKFQRADPAIHLDCDGTEVDDEEYFSTLEPNAELIAVFPGEQWRDPSDYNANLRRPSLDAQRLRKLVGKLQQNFVNDDYLDKLSNMDPNSLVDITGREPKDNEYCAQSETARRSTELSC